The following are from one region of the Stanieria sp. NIES-3757 genome:
- a CDS encoding extracellular solute-binding protein family 3, whose product MIKSQIKIGVLLGLILFIPLQATAATVLEDIQKTGVVKVAIREDAAPFGYIDTQRNLQGYCLDFFSLLEKKLINQLKRNILIFRVLKSQVNNRFDLVAQGLVHLECGPNTIVSKQQEEVIFSQPFFITGTQFLIRQQNSNLINLDSNLNNSKLGVIKGTSTEKYLRDRYPQAQLTLFRGVTARNRGVQALAQGKIDAMVSDGILLRAEAQQQNLSLANYPLIPEQPLTCDFYGMLLPRGDRAWQDFVNSVIASPESKALLNQWFGDIIADTRISEASC is encoded by the coding sequence ATGATTAAATCTCAAATAAAAATTGGAGTGTTGTTGGGGTTAATTTTGTTTATACCTTTACAAGCAACAGCAGCCACTGTATTAGAAGACATCCAAAAAACTGGAGTAGTCAAAGTAGCAATTAGAGAAGATGCTGCACCTTTTGGTTATATAGATACTCAAAGAAATCTTCAAGGATACTGTCTGGATTTTTTTAGTTTACTTGAAAAAAAATTAATTAATCAACTCAAGAGAAATATCCTTATTTTTAGAGTTTTAAAATCCCAAGTTAATAATCGTTTTGATTTAGTAGCACAAGGACTGGTGCACCTAGAATGTGGCCCTAATACTATTGTCTCAAAACAGCAAGAAGAGGTTATATTTTCTCAACCTTTTTTTATTACAGGTACCCAGTTTCTAATTCGTCAACAAAATAGTAATTTAATTAATCTTGATAGTAATTTAAATAATTCAAAGCTCGGAGTAATAAAAGGAACAAGTACGGAAAAATATCTACGCGATCGCTATCCTCAAGCACAATTAACTTTATTTCGAGGTGTTACTGCTAGGAATAGAGGCGTACAAGCCTTAGCGCAAGGAAAAATTGATGCCATGGTTAGTGATGGTATTTTATTAAGAGCAGAAGCTCAACAACAAAATTTATCTCTTGCTAATTATCCTTTAATTCCAGAACAGCCTTTAACTTGTGATTTTTACGGGATGTTGCTTCCTAGAGGCGATCGCGCCTGGCAAGATTTTGTCAATTCTGTGATCGCCTCTCCAGAATCAAAGGCACTTTTGAATCAATGGTTTGGCGATATTATTGCCGATACTCGTATTAGCGAAGCTAGCTGTTGA
- a CDS encoding NADPH-dependent FMN reductase — protein MVKIVGISGSLRDSSYTALALQQAITRVEALDAEVELLDLRELNLPFCNGGDEYPGYPDVIKLRDSVKEADGLILATPEYHGSVSGVIKNALDLMSFEHLSDKVTGLISVLGGQSNSNALNDLRIIMRWVHAIVIPEQIAIGQAWQAFDREGKLLDEKLSQRFDQFAQSLVDHTRKLKGI, from the coding sequence ATGGTTAAGATCGTTGGAATTAGTGGCAGTCTTCGAGATAGTTCTTATACAGCTTTGGCACTACAACAAGCAATTACCAGAGTAGAGGCTTTAGATGCAGAAGTAGAACTGCTTGATTTACGAGAATTGAATCTACCTTTTTGTAATGGTGGAGATGAATATCCTGGGTATCCTGATGTCATTAAACTTAGAGATAGTGTCAAAGAAGCCGACGGATTAATTTTAGCTACACCTGAATATCATGGTAGTGTGAGTGGTGTGATCAAAAACGCTCTTGATTTAATGAGTTTTGAGCATTTATCCGATAAAGTTACAGGACTAATTAGTGTATTAGGCGGACAATCTAATAGTAATGCTCTTAACGATCTAAGAATTATCATGAGATGGGTTCACGCGATCGTTATTCCAGAACAAATTGCGATCGGACAGGCTTGGCAGGCATTTGATCGAGAAGGTAAATTATTAGATGAGAAATTATCTCAAAGATTCGATCAATTCGCTCAGAGTTTGGTCGATCACACTCGCAAACTTAAAGGAATTTAA
- the birA gene encoding biotin acetyl CoA carboxylase ligase, with the protein MNFDLQKYQSAILKLPNSEKLKQIPLQIWETLPSTNQKLWELIEQGEKLPLAAIALEQTAGRGQWGRQWLSSQGGLYLSLGITCNLDINDSFLLTLVIGWGIATALRNYHLPVLLKWPNDLILIGKKLGGIKLETRSHKDRITQIVIGVGINWINPVPNLGINLQSYYQNHNQFSVTSLEQLTAITISGIVSGYQHYLQVDREQLLKDYLEIFANLGQQVTLNGNKGIITGITAKGELRVRLKSPGAATEICLSPGQISLGYGEKM; encoded by the coding sequence ATGAACTTCGATTTACAAAAATATCAATCAGCCATTCTCAAACTACCCAACTCTGAAAAATTAAAGCAAATTCCCTTACAAATATGGGAAACTCTCCCTTCAACTAATCAAAAATTATGGGAATTAATCGAACAAGGAGAAAAATTACCTCTAGCTGCAATTGCCCTTGAACAAACCGCAGGAAGAGGACAATGGGGAAGACAATGGCTTTCTAGTCAAGGAGGATTATATCTTTCTCTAGGAATTACCTGTAATCTAGATATAAATGACAGTTTTTTGCTTACTTTAGTAATTGGTTGGGGAATAGCTACAGCACTACGAAATTATCATCTACCAGTTTTACTGAAATGGCCGAACGATCTAATTTTAATCGGCAAGAAATTGGGAGGAATTAAACTTGAAACTCGCAGTCATAAAGATCGTATTACTCAAATAGTAATCGGAGTAGGAATTAACTGGATTAATCCTGTCCCTAATCTTGGAATTAATTTACAATCTTACTATCAAAATCATAATCAATTTTCAGTTACTTCTTTAGAACAATTAACTGCTATTACTATTAGTGGAATTGTTTCAGGTTATCAACATTATTTACAAGTAGACCGAGAACAGCTTTTAAAAGATTATCTTGAAATATTTGCTAATCTAGGACAACAAGTTACTCTCAACGGCAATAAAGGAATTATTACAGGAATAACAGCTAAAGGAGAATTGCGCGTTCGGCTCAAATCGCCTGGCGCAGCTACAGAAATTTGTTTGTCGCCAGGTCAAATTAGTTTAGGTTATGGAGAAAAAATGTAA
- a CDS encoding putative helicase gives MANNYLNPDQQLAAYSPTSVVVTAGAGTGKTHMLAERYLYYLKEQNLSPLEIVAVTFTEKAAQELRSRIRILISQQLPQRTDILAELEAAPISTIHALASRICEEHSEVAGIPADFSVIDDLEGKIWLDDALESALTRLPQQVYQLIPYSLMSKLMSGLLADPYTATKALRQGIQDWETLIRYARREGLKKLVNDAIWTEAWSILSQYQGKAGDKLEIIRQESLAAMTELEDEENIDRAIAIIIGIKLNVGSKKNWQNDSLTVVKNSLKSLREFVKEIVATGLITLTLTEADEQLKQLLPALTEAYQDITNYLAKLKGQARFLTFSDLEIYALKALSEPQVQEYYRQRWQVFLVDEFQDTNPTQAELLETLTKTAQLTIVGDVKQSIYGFRRADIRVFKQFKQKILNNNGQEVILSQSFRTHQSLLQKINQIFAPLLVDLHQELKSNRFLEAEENRWRGEKDIQVFAVEKHSDSNKNQRQRVEAHHLAQQLKQILDEKTPVYDKQTQQLRPIQPQDIAILTRTWSPLQYYEEALAAVGIPVAPSGGGNLLATREAKDTWALLRFLAEPQDNIALIAVLRSPFFAISDRILFQLGIVREDKIDWWATICSTRIPELEHPVKVLSQLLQLCDQEAPSRLIQIADRLTGYTAVIANLSGAARRLADWQGFRELVAQLEQGTDDLFGVVRRLKRLYDSDSEITRPPLQVGNAVSLMTIFAAKGLEWSVVAIADLSRERPNIPQSIYFDSHWGVAWQWEFAGEKRTPALYTYLKFLQQQREEQEALRVLYVALTRARDYLILSANSSDKGDLSKLIPVLKANNISIEPIAFTPEAALPPLFPVQKFHEKSLPPLLIDSIGYGIFELPVTALSEYNRCPLRFQFRFLEGHPGIGEGIAYASQVGTLVHKALEHDISEVERLRAFADSSWNQAAAGEAIALANRFWQHPQYQSFQTTAIAKETKISLSIQHITFTGVIDLVGENWVLDYKSDREINPQDHRFQLWAYAQALESQQAHIAYLRHDYLHSFSQVELNQIAEEVESVVKAINVGNYVANPSPANCQICPYGTLCDFANLD, from the coding sequence ATGGCTAACAATTACTTAAACCCAGATCAACAACTTGCTGCTTATTCGCCTACTAGTGTAGTAGTTACGGCTGGTGCTGGTACGGGTAAAACTCATATGTTAGCGGAAAGGTATTTATATTATTTAAAAGAACAAAATTTATCTCCTTTAGAAATAGTTGCGGTTACCTTTACCGAAAAAGCAGCCCAAGAATTGCGATCGCGAATTAGAATTTTAATTAGTCAACAGTTACCTCAACGCACAGATATTTTAGCGGAGTTAGAAGCAGCACCGATTAGTACGATTCATGCTTTAGCTAGTCGAATTTGTGAGGAACATTCAGAAGTAGCAGGGATTCCTGCTGATTTTTCGGTTATTGACGATTTGGAAGGCAAAATCTGGCTTGATGATGCCTTAGAGTCGGCTTTAACCCGTTTACCGCAACAAGTTTATCAGTTGATTCCTTATTCTTTAATGTCTAAGCTAATGAGTGGTTTATTGGCAGATCCTTACACGGCGACTAAAGCATTACGACAAGGAATTCAAGATTGGGAGACTTTGATTAGATATGCTCGACGGGAAGGGTTAAAAAAATTAGTTAATGATGCAATTTGGACTGAAGCTTGGTCAATTTTATCGCAGTATCAAGGAAAAGCAGGAGATAAGTTAGAAATAATTCGTCAAGAAAGTCTAGCTGCTATGACGGAGTTGGAAGATGAAGAGAATATTGATCGCGCGATCGCAATTATAATTGGAATTAAACTTAATGTTGGCAGTAAAAAAAATTGGCAGAATGATAGCCTTACAGTTGTTAAAAATTCTCTCAAATCTTTACGAGAGTTTGTCAAAGAAATTGTTGCTACAGGATTAATTACTCTGACTTTAACTGAAGCAGACGAACAACTTAAACAACTTCTTCCTGCTTTAACTGAAGCCTATCAAGATATTACTAATTATCTCGCCAAACTAAAAGGACAAGCCAGATTTTTAACTTTTAGTGATTTAGAAATTTATGCCCTCAAAGCTTTAAGCGAGCCACAAGTACAAGAGTATTATCGACAGAGATGGCAAGTTTTTCTAGTTGATGAGTTTCAAGATACTAATCCCACTCAAGCAGAATTACTAGAAACTTTAACCAAAACAGCCCAATTAACCATTGTTGGTGATGTTAAACAGTCGATTTATGGATTTAGAAGGGCAGATATTCGAGTCTTTAAACAATTTAAACAAAAAATCCTCAATAATAACGGTCAAGAAGTTATCCTTAGTCAAAGTTTTCGCACTCATCAATCTTTATTACAAAAAATTAATCAGATTTTTGCACCCTTATTAGTAGATTTACATCAGGAGTTAAAGAGTAATCGCTTTTTAGAGGCAGAGGAAAACAGATGGAGAGGAGAAAAAGATATTCAAGTTTTTGCAGTCGAAAAACATTCTGATAGTAATAAAAATCAGCGTCAACGGGTAGAAGCGCATCACCTTGCCCAACAACTTAAACAAATATTGGATGAAAAAACTCCTGTTTATGACAAGCAAACTCAGCAATTACGACCTATTCAACCTCAGGATATTGCCATCTTAACCCGTACTTGGTCGCCCCTTCAATATTACGAAGAAGCTTTAGCAGCAGTAGGAATTCCCGTTGCACCTTCAGGCGGTGGAAACTTACTTGCTACTAGAGAAGCTAAAGATACTTGGGCATTATTGCGTTTTTTAGCCGAACCCCAAGATAATATCGCTTTGATTGCAGTTTTAAGAAGTCCTTTCTTTGCCATTAGCGATCGCATTTTATTTCAACTGGGTATAGTAAGAGAAGATAAAATTGATTGGTGGGCAACAATTTGCTCTACACGAATACCAGAATTAGAACATCCTGTTAAGGTGCTTTCTCAACTACTACAACTATGCGATCAAGAAGCACCCTCGCGTTTAATCCAAATTGCGGATCGTTTGACGGGATATACCGCAGTTATTGCTAATTTATCAGGTGCAGCGAGGAGACTGGCAGACTGGCAAGGATTTCGGGAATTAGTCGCCCAATTAGAACAAGGTACAGACGATCTCTTTGGGGTGGTACGTCGTCTCAAACGTCTTTATGACAGTGACAGTGAAATTACTCGCCCTCCTCTACAGGTAGGTAACGCCGTATCTCTGATGACGATCTTTGCAGCCAAAGGATTAGAATGGTCAGTAGTAGCGATCGCGGATTTAAGCAGAGAACGTCCAAACATTCCTCAATCAATTTATTTTGATTCTCATTGGGGAGTTGCTTGGCAATGGGAATTTGCAGGAGAAAAGCGAACACCAGCCCTTTATACCTATTTAAAATTTTTACAACAGCAAAGGGAAGAACAAGAAGCACTGCGAGTTCTTTATGTAGCTTTGACTAGAGCTAGAGATTATTTGATTTTGAGTGCAAATAGCTCTGATAAAGGAGATTTAAGCAAATTAATTCCTGTTTTAAAAGCAAATAATATTTCTATTGAACCTATTGCTTTTACTCCTGAAGCAGCCTTACCGCCCTTATTCCCCGTACAGAAGTTCCATGAAAAGTCTCTACCTCCCTTATTAATAGACTCGATTGGTTATGGTATTTTTGAACTACCAGTCACAGCTTTAAGCGAATACAATCGTTGTCCTCTCCGCTTCCAATTTCGCTTTCTAGAAGGGCATCCAGGAATTGGAGAAGGAATTGCTTATGCCTCGCAAGTAGGGACCCTAGTACATAAAGCCTTAGAACATGATATCTCTGAAGTAGAGCGTTTAAGAGCTTTTGCCGATTCTAGTTGGAATCAAGCAGCAGCCGGAGAAGCGATCGCTCTAGCCAATCGATTTTGGCAACATCCTCAATATCAATCTTTTCAAACTACAGCCATAGCTAAAGAAACAAAAATTAGTTTATCAATTCAACACATTACTTTTACTGGTGTCATTGATTTAGTAGGAGAAAATTGGGTATTAGATTACAAAAGCGATCGCGAGATTAATCCTCAAGATCACCGTTTTCAACTGTGGGCTTATGCACAAGCATTAGAATCTCAACAGGCACATATAGCTTATTTAAGACACGATTATTTGCATAGTTTTTCTCAAGTAGAATTAAATCAAATTGCGGAAGAAGTAGAAAGTGTAGTTAAAGCAATTAATGTTGGTAATTATGTTGCCAATCCTTCCCCAGCAAATTGTCAAATTTGTCCTTACGGTACTCTCTGTGATTTCGCTAATTTAGATTAA
- a CDS encoding pentapeptide repeat protein: MANEKHLALLYQGVIAWNQWRQEQPQVIPDLSKANLYQINLRDFNFQQVNFCQANLSYACLDSTQLNQANLQGANLLGASLCQANLHQANLDLAILKQTKLNSETVLNSKVRKVWELVNGGGANQNLSKIDLAYTNLFQVDLSNSDLSHANLSHANLSHANLNGAYLSQANLTAANLYKTNLDNAYLSHANLTSTNLSNASLIGAYLRDAIADFVNFQATKINHQTLLDHKSHLIWELVNQGAVKKSLISEDLSNANLKGVNFCEADLTKTNFGNSDLQGCNFCQANLTKTNFAQANLINANFDQTNLKIANLSGVIQYKNINFDETRISQKIQEHDTQIQLVELQPVQKKSQLSKLELSWIGILVTTILIIITSYFFWRYQNNQPLFVPPNLDHIFQNQN; the protein is encoded by the coding sequence ATGGCAAATGAAAAACATTTGGCTTTACTATACCAAGGAGTAATAGCCTGGAATCAATGGCGACAAGAACAGCCACAAGTTATTCCTGATTTGAGTAAAGCTAATTTATATCAAATAAATTTAAGAGATTTTAATTTCCAACAAGTTAATTTTTGTCAAGCAAATCTTAGTTATGCTTGCTTGGATAGTACTCAACTTAATCAGGCTAATTTGCAAGGAGCTAATTTACTTGGTGCTAGTTTATGTCAAGCTAATTTACATCAAGCCAATTTAGATTTAGCAATTCTTAAACAAACTAAACTTAACTCAGAGACAGTTTTAAATTCTAAAGTCAGAAAAGTTTGGGAACTTGTCAATGGAGGAGGAGCAAACCAAAATTTAAGTAAGATCGATTTAGCTTATACTAATTTATTTCAAGTTGATTTAAGTAATAGTGATTTAAGCCATGCTAATCTTAGCCATGCTAATCTTAGCCATGCTAATCTCAATGGAGCTTATCTTTCCCAAGCTAATTTAACTGCTGCCAATTTATATAAAACCAACTTAGACAATGCTTATTTAAGTCATGCGAATTTAACCTCAACAAATCTTAGTAACGCATCTTTAATTGGTGCTTATTTGCGAGACGCGATCGCAGATTTTGTGAATTTTCAAGCAACTAAAATTAATCATCAAACTCTCCTCGACCATAAATCTCATTTAATCTGGGAACTGGTCAATCAAGGAGCAGTCAAAAAAAGTTTAATTAGTGAAGATTTGAGTAATGCTAATCTAAAAGGAGTTAATTTTTGCGAAGCAGATCTAACAAAAACTAATTTTGGTAATTCCGATTTGCAAGGGTGTAATTTTTGTCAAGCAAATCTGACTAAAACCAATTTTGCTCAAGCTAATTTGATTAATGCTAATTTCGACCAAACTAATCTAAAAATAGCTAATCTATCAGGTGTAATTCAATATAAAAATATTAACTTTGATGAAACTCGAATTAGTCAAAAAATCCAAGAACATGATACACAAATTCAATTAGTGGAACTGCAACCAGTTCAAAAAAAGTCTCAATTATCTAAATTAGAATTAAGTTGGATTGGAATTTTAGTTACTACTATTTTAATAATAATAACTTCTTATTTTTTCTGGCGATATCAAAATAACCAACCTTTATTTGTGCCTCCAAATTTAGACCATATTTTTCAGAATCAAAATTAA
- a CDS encoding transcriptional modulator of MazE/toxin, MazF: MAAFIKGDVVIVPFPFSDLSQAKRRPALVIATLTGDDLILCQITSQAVTDSYAVAVTNNDFTTGGLNQNSNIRPNRLFTADRGLILYKAGQLKANKLKEVIDKIIDILQ; encoded by the coding sequence GTGGCAGCATTTATAAAGGGAGATGTAGTAATTGTTCCTTTCCCTTTCTCCGATCTAAGCCAAGCTAAACGCCGTCCAGCTTTAGTTATTGCAACCTTAACAGGAGATGATTTAATTCTTTGTCAGATTACTAGTCAAGCAGTGACAGATAGTTATGCTGTAGCAGTTACTAACAATGATTTTACAACTGGCGGACTAAATCAAAACAGCAATATTCGTCCTAACCGATTATTTACTGCCGATAGAGGACTAATTCTTTATAAAGCAGGACAATTGAAAGCAAATAAGTTAAAGGAAGTAATTGACAAGATTATTGATATTTTGCAATAA
- a CDS encoding hypothetical protein (protein of unknown function DUF608), giving the protein MSANQTSLTQIPDCAWKRPLGKGWEKPYTVRYASNLDDGAWHGMPLGGFGAGCIGRSHRGDFNLWHLDGGEHVFRSLPACQFSVFEQSETGTQAYALCTEPPEDGTLSRWQWYPKEQGNYHALYPRSWFEYQDVFQSQLTCEQFSPIWAENYQESSYPVAIFNWNVHNPTDKPITLSIMLTWQNTVGWFTNAIKSPTVKVRDDGSPVYEYQPKWGDSTGNFNQWIQDNYRVGCLLNRIQPHAEIQEGEGQIAIATVTNPTLEVFYLSRWNPNSDGAEVWDYFAGDGSLPDREDETPADPGEQIACAIAVRFTINPGKTRQIPFVLAWDLPVTEFAEGIKYYRRYTDFFGRTGNNAWSIIRTALKHSDWWQESIQAWQEPILKRQDLPDWFKMALFNELYLLTQGGTLWSAATETDPIGQFGVLECMDYRWYESLDVRLYGSFGLMMLWSKLDKSILEAFARAIPQGDDTPRIIGYNRAQAIRKAAGATPHDLGAPNEHPWKASNYTSYQDCNLWKDLPSDFVLQVYRDYVLTGAKDNEFLWECWDSIVCTLAYLKEFDLDGDGIPENSGAPDQTFDDWRLQGISAYCGGLWIAALEAAIAIGKILIAHPPMNPNLQPQDYPQGIEEVINNYQAWLQQARSLYHDTLWNGEYYRLDSKSNSDVVMADQLCGQFYARLLGLPDVVEEQYTKSALKKVYDACFLKFHDGKYGAANGVLPDGSPVNPNDTHPLEVWTGINFGLAAFMLQMGMKTEAFQLTETVVKQVYENGLQFRTPEAITAVGTFRASHYLRAMAIWGIYGILVDWK; this is encoded by the coding sequence ATGTCAGCCAACCAAACATCTTTGACTCAAATTCCTGATTGTGCTTGGAAACGTCCTCTCGGTAAAGGATGGGAAAAACCTTACACGGTTCGTTATGCAAGTAATTTGGATGATGGTGCTTGGCATGGAATGCCTTTAGGTGGTTTTGGAGCGGGTTGTATCGGTCGTTCCCACCGAGGCGATTTTAATCTCTGGCATCTGGATGGAGGCGAACACGTTTTTCGTTCTCTTCCCGCTTGTCAGTTTAGTGTTTTTGAACAGTCAGAAACTGGTACTCAAGCTTATGCTCTCTGTACCGAACCTCCTGAAGATGGAACTTTATCTCGTTGGCAATGGTATCCCAAAGAACAAGGAAACTATCACGCTCTTTATCCTCGCAGTTGGTTTGAATATCAGGATGTTTTTCAATCTCAATTGACTTGCGAACAATTTTCTCCGATTTGGGCAGAAAATTATCAAGAAAGTAGTTATCCTGTAGCCATTTTTAACTGGAATGTTCATAATCCCACAGATAAACCGATTACGCTTAGTATTATGCTGACTTGGCAAAATACGGTTGGTTGGTTTACCAATGCGATTAAATCACCCACTGTCAAAGTGAGGGATGATGGTAGTCCAGTTTATGAATATCAACCCAAATGGGGAGATAGTACGGGAAACTTTAATCAATGGATTCAAGATAATTATCGCGTTGGTTGTCTACTCAATCGCATCCAACCCCATGCAGAAATTCAAGAAGGAGAAGGACAAATTGCGATCGCGACTGTGACTAATCCAACTTTAGAAGTATTTTATCTCAGTCGTTGGAATCCTAATAGTGATGGTGCAGAAGTTTGGGATTATTTTGCAGGAGATGGTTCATTACCAGATAGGGAAGATGAAACCCCTGCCGATCCTGGCGAACAAATTGCCTGCGCGATCGCAGTTCGTTTTACAATTAATCCAGGTAAAACTCGCCAAATACCTTTTGTTTTGGCTTGGGATTTGCCCGTAACGGAATTTGCTGAAGGAATTAAATATTATCGTCGCTACACGGATTTTTTTGGACGTACTGGTAATAATGCTTGGAGTATTATTAGAACTGCTTTAAAACACAGCGATTGGTGGCAAGAAAGCATCCAAGCTTGGCAGGAACCGATTTTAAAACGTCAAGATTTACCAGATTGGTTCAAAATGGCGTTATTTAATGAATTATACTTGCTTACCCAAGGTGGTACTCTCTGGAGTGCAGCAACCGAAACCGATCCCATCGGACAATTTGGGGTGCTAGAGTGCATGGACTATCGTTGGTATGAAAGTCTTGACGTGCGCTTGTATGGTTCGTTTGGTTTGATGATGTTATGGTCAAAGCTGGATAAGTCTATTTTAGAAGCTTTTGCTAGGGCAATTCCTCAAGGAGATGATACCCCTCGTATCATTGGTTATAATAGGGCGCAAGCGATTCGTAAAGCAGCAGGTGCAACTCCTCATGATCTCGGCGCACCAAACGAACATCCTTGGAAAGCTAGTAACTACACTTCCTATCAAGATTGCAATCTCTGGAAAGATTTACCAAGTGATTTTGTCTTACAAGTCTATCGAGATTACGTGCTGACGGGAGCAAAAGACAACGAGTTTCTTTGGGAATGTTGGGATAGTATTGTTTGCACTCTGGCATATCTCAAAGAATTCGATCTCGACGGGGATGGCATTCCTGAAAACTCTGGCGCACCAGATCAAACCTTTGATGATTGGAGACTACAAGGAATTAGTGCTTATTGTGGTGGTTTGTGGATAGCTGCTTTAGAAGCTGCGATCGCAATTGGCAAGATTTTAATTGCACATCCTCCCATGAATCCCAATTTACAACCTCAAGATTATCCCCAAGGAATTGAAGAAGTAATTAATAATTATCAAGCATGGTTGCAACAAGCGCGATCGCTTTATCATGATACTTTGTGGAATGGTGAGTATTACCGTCTTGATAGCAAGAGTAATTCTGATGTAGTGATGGCGGATCAACTTTGTGGTCAATTTTACGCCAGATTGTTGGGTTTACCTGATGTAGTTGAAGAACAATATACCAAGTCTGCTTTGAAGAAAGTTTATGATGCTTGTTTCCTGAAGTTTCATGACGGAAAATATGGCGCAGCAAATGGAGTTTTACCCGATGGTAGTCCAGTAAATCCTAATGATACTCATCCCTTGGAAGTATGGACGGGAATTAATTTTGGTTTAGCTGCTTTTATGTTGCAAATGGGAATGAAAACAGAGGCATTTCAACTAACAGAAACTGTTGTCAAACAAGTCTATGAAAATGGTTTACAATTTCGTACTCCTGAAGCAATTACTGCGGTTGGTACTTTCCGCGCTAGTCATTATTTAAGAGCAATGGCGATTTGGGGAATTTATGGAATTTTAGTTGATTGGAAGTAA
- a CDS encoding dTMP kinase, which produces MNNQLFIVLEGIDGSGTSTQAELLKKYFQNQGDKAVISPEPSAGPIGNLIRDTLKKRIFFTSDRRLFDEQMAYLFAADRHDHLYNEIDGVFKLIEQGFHVISTRYYFSSLVYNSQTPEQFEFVSRLNCKFPNPDLVIYIDLPIKVSLERLQERSLQEIYETENKLTQVRASYQKIFSDYQDKLLVIDGTKSIETVHKQIIEFIKLNFDFYMV; this is translated from the coding sequence ATGAATAATCAACTATTCATTGTTTTAGAAGGAATAGATGGTTCTGGTACTTCTACTCAAGCAGAACTTTTAAAAAAATATTTTCAAAATCAAGGAGACAAAGCAGTCATTAGTCCTGAACCTTCTGCTGGTCCAATTGGTAACTTAATTAGAGATACTTTAAAAAAACGAATCTTTTTTACAAGCGATCGCAGATTGTTTGATGAGCAAATGGCATATTTATTTGCTGCTGATCGTCACGATCATTTATACAATGAAATCGATGGTGTTTTCAAATTAATCGAACAAGGATTTCACGTTATTAGTACTAGATATTATTTTTCTTCTCTTGTTTATAATTCTCAAACTCCAGAACAATTTGAATTTGTTAGTAGATTAAATTGTAAGTTTCCTAATCCAGATTTAGTTATTTATATTGATTTACCTATTAAAGTTTCTTTGGAAAGATTGCAAGAACGTTCTTTACAGGAAATCTATGAAACAGAAAATAAACTAACTCAAGTTAGAGCTAGTTATCAAAAAATTTTTTCTGACTATCAAGATAAGTTATTAGTAATTGATGGAACTAAATCTATAGAAACAGTTCATAAACAAATTATTGAATTTATTAAACTAAACTTTGATTTTTACATGGTTTAA